In a genomic window of Alphaproteobacteria bacterium:
- a CDS encoding MBL fold metallo-hydrolase, translating to MTYRSDFDFGDLSLSRIVTNPPWFENAYVVRHKPSNSAVVIDPGGMAPEIAKAAGEDGCKLAAIWLTHGHFDHLAGVADLQDLQDVPCIAHADEKRLIEAQPAFSASMLDQPVRLPRSLSWLSGIDPDLDLGGCRVRAITTPGHTPGGVCYDFGPFVITGDTLFDQGVGRTDLPGGDGVVLKSSIDRLLGLLDPEVRLFAGHGEDWTASDAKPWWVQMGGYFFS from the coding sequence ATGACCTATCGCAGCGACTTCGATTTCGGCGATCTTAGCCTTTCGCGCATCGTGACCAATCCGCCTTGGTTCGAAAACGCCTATGTGGTCCGCCATAAGCCCAGCAACAGCGCCGTGGTGATCGATCCGGGCGGCATGGCCCCCGAGATCGCCAAGGCCGCGGGTGAAGACGGCTGCAAGCTGGCAGCCATCTGGCTGACCCATGGCCATTTCGACCATCTGGCCGGGGTTGCCGATCTGCAGGACCTGCAAGACGTGCCCTGCATCGCCCATGCCGACGAAAAGCGGCTGATCGAGGCCCAACCCGCCTTCTCGGCTTCGATGCTTGATCAGCCGGTGCGCCTGCCTAGGAGCCTGTCTTGGCTTTCGGGAATCGACCCCGACCTGGATTTGGGTGGGTGCCGGGTGCGGGCGATCACCACGCCGGGCCATACGCCGGGCGGCGTCTGCTACGATTTCGGCCCCTTCGTGATCACCGGCGACACTTTGTTCGATCAGGGCGTCGGACGCACCGATCTGCCCGGCGGCGACGGCGTGGTTTTGAAGTCGTCGATCGACCGGCTGCTTGGCCTGCTCGATCCCGAAGTCCGCCTGTTCGCGGGCCATGGCGAGGATTGGACGGCAAGCGACGCCAAGCCCTGGTGGGTCCAGATGGGCGGCTATTTCTTCTCGTAA
- a CDS encoding NAD-dependent succinate-semialdehyde dehydrogenase, whose translation MYIDGAWIETRKTFASHNPANGEILGQAPDGTEIETRQAINAAAKAFPAWASSSAYLRAELLYRAWQLMVQRKEELARLMSEEQGKPLKAARNEVVYGADFLQWYAEEAKRVYGQVIPAPRADQRFISLRQPVGVVAAITPWNYPMSMLTRKMAPALAAGCTIVLKPAEATPLCAMAVFKIFHDAGFPPGVVNLVTARDPAPVGEEMVSNPLVRKITFTGSTYVGKQIASKAALHVKRVSMELGGHAPFILCPDADPVHAAKGAVLIKGLNTGQACISPNRFLVHRPLVPAFVAELAARTAKLKAGSGLDESVSVGPLISQLALDKVHRQVEDAVSKGAKIECGGHRLSDGGLDKGHFYAPTVLSGVARDMLIWREETFGPVAPVIAYDDEAEILPLANDTDYGLAAYVYTPNLNRAMKLFEGLRFGIIGVNDINPTAVAAPFGGMKESGLGREGGQEGILEYLETKLGGFSLA comes from the coding sequence ATGTATATCGACGGCGCTTGGATCGAAACGCGCAAGACCTTCGCCAGCCACAATCCGGCCAATGGCGAGATATTGGGCCAAGCACCCGATGGCACCGAGATCGAGACCCGCCAGGCCATCAACGCCGCCGCCAAGGCCTTTCCCGCTTGGGCGTCGTCTTCGGCCTATCTGCGCGCAGAGCTTTTGTACCGCGCTTGGCAATTGATGGTCCAGCGCAAGGAGGAACTTGCCCGGCTGATGAGCGAGGAACAGGGCAAGCCCTTGAAGGCGGCGCGCAACGAGGTGGTTTACGGCGCCGATTTTCTGCAATGGTACGCCGAGGAAGCCAAGCGGGTTTACGGCCAGGTGATTCCAGCGCCCAGGGCCGACCAGCGCTTCATATCCTTGCGCCAACCGGTGGGCGTGGTGGCGGCGATCACGCCTTGGAACTATCCGATGTCGATGTTGACCCGCAAGATGGCCCCGGCGCTGGCCGCCGGCTGCACCATCGTGCTGAAGCCCGCCGAGGCGACGCCGCTGTGCGCCATGGCCGTTTTCAAGATTTTCCACGACGCGGGGTTTCCGCCCGGCGTGGTCAATCTGGTCACGGCCCGCGATCCTGCGCCGGTGGGCGAGGAAATGGTTTCCAATCCCCTGGTGCGCAAGATCACCTTTACGGGTTCGACCTATGTCGGCAAGCAAATCGCCTCGAAGGCGGCCTTGCACGTCAAGCGCGTCTCGATGGAACTGGGCGGACACGCGCCGTTCATTCTATGCCCCGACGCCGACCCGGTGCATGCCGCCAAGGGCGCTGTGCTGATCAAGGGGCTGAATACCGGCCAGGCCTGCATCAGTCCCAACCGCTTTCTGGTTCATCGCCCCCTGGTTCCCGCCTTCGTGGCCGAACTGGCCGCCAGGACCGCCAAGCTGAAGGCGGGGTCGGGGCTGGATGAAAGCGTTTCGGTGGGTCCGCTGATCAGCCAGTTGGCGCTCGACAAGGTGCATCGCCAGGTCGAAGACGCCGTTTCGAAGGGCGCCAAGATCGAATGCGGCGGGCACAGGCTGTCAGACGGCGGATTGGATAAGGGGCATTTCTACGCGCCCACGGTTCTGTCGGGCGTGGCGCGCGACATGCTGATCTGGCGCGAGGAAACTTTTGGCCCGGTCGCACCCGTCATCGCCTATGACGACGAAGCCGAGATTCTGCCCCTGGCCAACGACACCGACTATGGCTTGGCGGCCTATGTCTATACGCCCAACTTGAACCGCGCCATGAAGCTGTTCGAAGGATTGCGTTTCGGCATCATAGGCGTCAACGACATCAATCCCACCGCCGTCGCCGCACCCTTCGGCGGCATGAAGGAAAGCGGTCTGGGCCGCGAGGGCGGCCAGGAAGGGATATTGGAATATCTGGAGACCAAGTTGGGCGGCTTCTCGCTGGCCTGA
- a CDS encoding MASE1 domain-containing protein, with product MSRYLDKMGETANGVVLLAAAYVALHVFLDGVSWVHGLQNLLITPWNPVAGLALAFLLLAGIRYFPAVMAGCLMADLLVRGSSFHLLPSLVFALLFALSYVACALLLKRHRIGLDALNLRDVLLIAIIGSGTALIIGTVHVATLIAFDMLSLSRLGEALPRYWVGDVIGIITTAPLILVLWPHRKDLWGLLQELVWPLAAVAAISWITFGVKTTNEFKLFYLLFLPLIWMAVRHGMKGAVIGIAATQICMMAITTLLGYEAATVTSFQILMLVLTLTALLLAAVVDERARAESNLHDHQMSLAQMTRLSLAGEMASGLAHELNQPLTAIVNYIKAAQGLLQGPSSRLADAQDALGKASSQAMRASQIIGRLREFLQKGEMALSPVSLSDLVAEALALIASTAKRSQVRIAVQLAPPLPKVMVDRIHIEQVLLNLLLNAIEATSDRKPDEREIAIEARLRSDGMAEIAVRDNGPGIDPEIEGRLFEPFASSKSEGMGLGLMICRTIVEAHGGSLWHDDKIGGATIFRFTLLVDASA from the coding sequence ATGAGCCGATATTTGGACAAGATGGGAGAAACGGCCAACGGCGTGGTATTGCTGGCCGCCGCCTATGTGGCGCTGCATGTCTTTCTGGATGGCGTCAGTTGGGTACATGGGCTGCAGAATCTGCTTATAACGCCCTGGAATCCGGTCGCAGGGCTGGCTCTTGCCTTTCTGTTGTTGGCCGGAATTCGCTATTTCCCGGCGGTCATGGCTGGCTGCCTGATGGCCGATCTGCTGGTCAGAGGGTCATCCTTCCATCTGCTTCCCTCGCTTGTTTTCGCGCTGCTCTTTGCCCTTTCCTACGTCGCCTGCGCCCTGTTGCTCAAACGCCATCGGATCGGGCTGGATGCGCTGAATCTGCGCGACGTCTTGCTGATTGCGATCATCGGATCTGGAACTGCGCTGATCATCGGAACCGTCCATGTCGCCACTTTGATCGCTTTCGACATGCTAAGCCTGTCCCGCCTTGGCGAGGCTTTGCCGCGCTACTGGGTGGGCGACGTCATCGGCATCATCACCACGGCGCCGTTGATTCTCGTCTTGTGGCCGCACCGCAAGGACTTGTGGGGATTGCTCCAGGAACTGGTCTGGCCGCTGGCCGCGGTGGCGGCGATTTCCTGGATTACCTTCGGCGTCAAGACGACAAACGAGTTCAAGCTCTTCTATCTCTTATTCCTGCCCCTGATCTGGATGGCGGTGCGACACGGCATGAAAGGCGCCGTCATCGGCATCGCCGCCACGCAGATTTGCATGATGGCGATCACGACCTTGCTAGGCTATGAAGCCGCGACGGTGACCTCTTTTCAGATCTTGATGCTGGTTCTGACCTTGACGGCGCTGCTGCTGGCCGCCGTCGTCGATGAGCGGGCGCGGGCGGAAAGCAATCTGCACGACCACCAGATGAGTCTGGCGCAAATGACCAGGCTGTCGCTGGCTGGCGAAATGGCGTCGGGTCTGGCGCATGAGCTGAACCAGCCCCTGACCGCCATCGTCAATTACATCAAGGCGGCACAAGGCCTGCTGCAAGGCCCGTCATCGCGGTTGGCCGACGCCCAGGACGCCCTGGGCAAGGCCTCCAGCCAAGCCATGCGGGCCAGCCAGATCATCGGCCGCCTGCGCGAATTCTTGCAAAAAGGCGAGATGGCATTGTCGCCGGTCTCCTTGTCCGATCTGGTGGCCGAGGCCCTGGCGTTGATCGCCTCGACCGCCAAGCGCAGCCAGGTGCGCATCGCGGTGCAGCTTGCGCCGCCATTGCCCAAGGTGATGGTGGACCGCATTCATATCGAGCAGGTCCTGCTCAACTTGTTGCTCAACGCCATCGAGGCGACCTCCGACAGAAAGCCGGACGAGCGCGAGATCGCCATCGAGGCTAGGCTCAGGAGCGACGGCATGGCCGAAATAGCGGTGCGCGACAACGGGCCGGGCATCGATCCGGAAATCGAAGGCCGCCTGTTCGAGCCATTCGCCTCCTCGAAAAGCGAAGGCATGGGGCTTGGCCTGATGATTTGCCGGACCATCGTCGAGGCGCATGGCGGCAGCCTGTGGCACGATGATAAAATCGGCGGCGCCACCATCTTCCGCTTTACGCTTCTTGTCGATGCTTCCGCTTAA
- a CDS encoding response regulator transcription factor, with protein MTLPTQPATEEPVFLVDDDAAVRDSLALLLGVAGFKVQAYGSAHDFLDAYVPGQGGCLVTDIRMPGMDGLELQAELMRRNIDLPVIFITGHGDVAKAVQALKTGACDFIEKPFEEEVLTSSIRQAFDKEANRLAPRLRREAAGISTRRALLTPREAQVMDLVVDGHSNKSIAQKLGISARTVEIHRARVMDKMKARNLSDLVRMALRASCDNADAAP; from the coding sequence ATGACCCTGCCAACGCAACCCGCAACCGAAGAGCCGGTCTTTCTGGTTGATGACGATGCCGCCGTGCGCGATTCCCTGGCGCTGTTGCTTGGCGTGGCCGGATTCAAGGTGCAGGCCTATGGATCGGCCCATGATTTCCTGGATGCCTATGTGCCGGGCCAGGGCGGGTGTCTGGTGACCGACATTCGCATGCCGGGCATGGATGGGCTGGAGCTGCAAGCCGAGCTGATGCGGCGCAATATCGATTTGCCGGTGATCTTCATTACCGGCCACGGCGACGTCGCCAAGGCGGTGCAGGCTTTAAAGACAGGGGCCTGCGATTTCATTGAAAAGCCGTTCGAGGAAGAGGTGCTGACCAGCTCGATCCGCCAAGCCTTCGACAAGGAAGCGAACCGATTGGCGCCCCGGCTACGCCGCGAGGCGGCGGGCATATCGACAAGGCGCGCCCTTCTTACGCCGCGCGAGGCGCAGGTGATGGATCTGGTGGTGGATGGGCATTCGAACAAGTCGATCGCCCAGAAGCTGGGCATCAGCGCCCGCACGGTCGAAATTCATCGCGCCCGCGTCATGGACAAGATGAAGGCGCGCAACTTGTCGGATCTGGTGCGCATGGCGCTCCGGGCCTCTTGCGACAATGCCGACGCCGCCCCGTAG
- a CDS encoding Bax inhibitor-1/YccA family protein translates to MALESLRRTATVAGTQSAAIDQGLRSYMLRVYNYMGSGLALTGIVSALIASNEALMQTLFGTGLMWVVMLAPLALVFFLSFRVQKMSLQAVQITFWGYAALMGAALAPIFIVYTGASIARTFFICAATFGAMSLYGYTTKRDLSGFGSFLFMGLIGIILASLVNIFLKSTMMELVISAVGVLVFTGLTAYDTQKIKEMYFEADSLEAAGKKAVMGALSLYMDFLNLFLMLLRFFGERR, encoded by the coding sequence ATGGCACTCGAATCGCTTCGCCGCACCGCCACGGTCGCTGGCACCCAGTCCGCCGCCATCGACCAGGGGCTGCGCTCCTACATGCTGCGCGTCTACAATTACATGGGCTCCGGTCTGGCGCTGACTGGCATCGTGTCGGCGCTCATCGCCTCGAACGAAGCCCTGATGCAGACCCTGTTCGGCACCGGCCTGATGTGGGTGGTCATGCTGGCCCCCCTGGCGCTGGTCTTCTTCCTCAGCTTCCGCGTCCAGAAGATGAGCCTGCAAGCCGTGCAGATCACTTTCTGGGGTTATGCCGCCCTGATGGGCGCGGCACTGGCGCCGATCTTCATCGTCTATACCGGGGCCAGCATCGCCAGAACGTTTTTCATCTGCGCCGCCACCTTCGGCGCGATGAGCCTGTACGGCTACACCACCAAGCGCGACCTGTCGGGCTTCGGTTCGTTCCTGTTCATGGGCCTGATCGGCATCATCCTGGCCAGCTTGGTCAACATCTTCTTGAAGTCGACGATGATGGAACTGGTCATCTCGGCCGTCGGCGTGCTGGTCTTCACCGGCCTGACCGCCTACGACACCCAGAAGATCAAGGAAATGTACTTCGAGGCCGACAGTCTCGAGGCCGCGGGCAAGAAGGCCGTGATGGGCGCCTTGTCACTGTACATGGACTTCCTGAACCTGTTCTTGATGCTCCTGCGTTTCTTTGGCGAGCGCCGTTAA
- a CDS encoding cyclic nucleotide-binding domain-containing protein, giving the protein MAQADATQTLRISQARSADEREAVWRFRYGVYVEEMGKIALANADHKRRFLADELDEDALILYAQEGDAVVATLRINNAKRTRLPPALETAYRLSRFSAIAPERLSFSSRLMVARDLRGSVALHKILSRAYELGLESGVVYDFCYCAPALIELYEHLGYRPYTENFLDPEVGYRVPLILALKDAAHLEAVQSPFWRKLKNRPDLWQKQSDADWLAREFPATTKAARWGAGEDAFWQFLADKLRPSTGSRVPLLEGLSDDERKRVLKSGTVLSCQAGDTILRIGDVGNELFVVLSGLAEVRLPKAKQPIAVLEPGQVFGEIAFIANVKRSADVVALAESEILVVSQTFLRKLMRSAPDLASKVLFNLSRVLCERLVYSTRSMLPEKPKPPEKPAKKTPARRSSKV; this is encoded by the coding sequence ATGGCACAAGCAGACGCCACTCAGACATTGCGCATCAGCCAGGCCCGCTCGGCCGACGAACGGGAAGCCGTCTGGCGTTTCCGCTACGGCGTTTACGTCGAGGAGATGGGCAAGATCGCCCTGGCCAACGCCGACCACAAGCGGCGCTTCCTGGCCGACGAATTGGACGAGGACGCCCTGATTCTCTACGCCCAGGAAGGCGATGCCGTGGTCGCCACCCTGCGCATCAACAACGCCAAGCGCACCCGCCTGCCGCCCGCCCTGGAGACGGCTTATCGTCTGTCTCGCTTCAGCGCCATTGCGCCTGAACGATTGAGCTTTTCGTCGCGCCTGATGGTGGCCAGGGATTTGCGCGGATCGGTCGCCTTGCACAAAATTCTGAGCCGGGCCTACGAACTGGGGCTGGAAAGCGGCGTCGTTTACGATTTTTGCTATTGCGCCCCCGCCCTCATCGAATTGTACGAACATCTGGGCTACCGACCCTACACCGAGAACTTCCTGGACCCCGAAGTGGGCTATCGCGTTCCGCTGATTCTGGCCCTGAAGGACGCCGCCCATCTGGAAGCCGTTCAATCGCCCTTCTGGCGCAAGCTCAAGAACCGACCGGACTTGTGGCAAAAGCAGAGCGACGCCGACTGGCTGGCCCGCGAATTCCCCGCCACCACCAAGGCGGCGCGCTGGGGTGCGGGCGAAGACGCTTTCTGGCAGTTCCTGGCCGATAAACTGCGCCCCTCGACCGGCAGCCGGGTGCCCCTGCTTGAAGGCCTGTCGGATGACGAGCGCAAGCGGGTCTTGAAAAGCGGCACCGTTCTGTCTTGCCAAGCGGGCGACACGATCTTGCGCATCGGAGACGTGGGCAACGAACTGTTCGTCGTTCTTTCCGGCCTGGCCGAGGTTCGCCTGCCCAAAGCCAAGCAGCCCATCGCGGTGCTGGAACCGGGCCAGGTGTTCGGCGAAATCGCCTTCATCGCCAACGTCAAGCGCTCGGCCGACGTGGTGGCGCTGGCCGAAAGCGAAATCCTGGTCGTGTCGCAGACCTTCTTGCGCAAGCTGATGCGTTCGGCCCCCGACCTAGCCTCGAAGGTCTTGTTCAATCTTTCACGCGTGCTGTGCGAGCGGCTGGTCTATTCAACCCGCTCGATGCTGCCTGAAAAACCCAAGCCGCCGGAAAAGCCCGCCAAGAAGACGCCAGCCCGCCGATCAAGCAAAGTTTAA
- a CDS encoding SIS domain-containing protein, which translates to MTDATKQLTRYFDLLSDLGRSAQASDGAGKALVLDEAIGRIRALARVTHEAGHTLYFIGNGGSAGIASHLAIDYSKNGNLRSLALNDGAQLTCLANDLGYENVFSHPIGLHGRSGDLLIAISSSGRSVNILKAAETAKGKGMAVVTLSGFDGTNPLRRLGDINLHVASHQYGFVEILHLALLHAVLDFEMGWNGQV; encoded by the coding sequence ATGACCGATGCGACGAAACAATTGACCCGTTATTTCGACCTGCTGTCCGACCTGGGGCGTTCGGCCCAGGCCAGCGACGGGGCCGGGAAAGCCCTGGTTCTGGACGAAGCCATCGGGCGCATTCGTGCCCTGGCCCGCGTGACCCACGAGGCGGGCCATACGCTGTATTTCATCGGCAACGGCGGCAGCGCCGGGATCGCCAGCCATTTAGCCATCGATTACTCGAAGAACGGCAATCTGCGCTCGCTGGCCCTGAATGATGGCGCCCAACTGACCTGCCTAGCCAACGATCTGGGCTATGAAAACGTCTTCTCTCATCCTATTGGGCTGCATGGCCGTTCGGGCGATCTGTTGATCGCCATTTCCAGCTCGGGCCGCTCGGTCAATATCTTGAAGGCGGCTGAAACGGCCAAGGGCAAGGGCATGGCTGTGGTCACCCTGTCGGGTTTCGACGGCACCAACCCGTTGCGCCGCCTGGGCGACATCAACCTGCATGTCGCTTCGCATCAGTACGGCTTCGTGGAAATCTTGCATCTGGCCCTGCTGCACGCCGTTCTCGATTTCGAAATGGGCTGGAACGGGCAGGTTTAG